A stretch of Leptospira andrefontaineae DNA encodes these proteins:
- a CDS encoding glycosyl transferase has product MKKIHISAFVSGHGFGHISRSLEAILQILIQNPEWTATIHSPRGEEFANSLDISGIWGKVRHKIQFRKTKSDVGIVQKDSLGMDLDSTESEIIEFKKNKESLLESESEYLKKERPDLIWSDSSSFPFRISSDLKIPSLFLGNFTWDYIYSYYESSIFQTYSEELKEEYSLCDLGLILPLSCPITSIRSTKNIGLLGRKPNLNKEEARRYYGFEEGIEYYLFSFGAYGINSSHFDWKEWDPSKRRIVIGGIEWKIEAKNNLGIVTIPNCHYPDLLRACDFVLTKPGYGILSESYFAGTPILYTDRGNFPEYKYLVEALQSQYKSSYISHNDLFSFRWEEASKSAISSNVNPDPRLQKDTIQEIQDSILDLIK; this is encoded by the coding sequence ATGAAAAAGATCCATATTTCCGCATTTGTAAGCGGCCACGGTTTCGGTCATATCAGTCGCAGCTTAGAAGCAATCCTCCAGATATTAATTCAAAATCCTGAATGGACCGCGACCATTCATTCTCCCAGAGGAGAGGAATTTGCAAACTCTTTAGATATTTCCGGAATTTGGGGAAAAGTCAGACATAAGATCCAATTCAGAAAAACAAAATCGGATGTGGGTATAGTCCAAAAAGATTCTCTCGGAATGGATCTGGATTCTACAGAGTCTGAAATTATAGAATTTAAGAAGAATAAAGAATCCCTCTTAGAATCAGAATCGGAATATCTCAAAAAGGAAAGGCCGGATCTTATTTGGTCTGATTCTTCTTCCTTTCCGTTTAGGATCTCTTCCGATCTAAAGATACCTTCTTTGTTTTTGGGAAATTTTACTTGGGACTATATCTATTCATATTATGAATCTTCAATATTCCAAACATACTCCGAAGAATTAAAAGAAGAATATTCTCTCTGTGATCTCGGACTTATTCTTCCCCTTTCCTGTCCGATTACTTCTATTCGTTCGACCAAAAATATAGGATTATTAGGGCGTAAACCGAATCTAAACAAAGAAGAAGCCAGAAGATATTACGGTTTCGAAGAAGGTATAGAGTATTATCTATTTTCCTTCGGTGCTTACGGGATAAACTCTTCTCATTTCGATTGGAAAGAATGGGATCCATCAAAAAGAAGGATCGTGATCGGAGGAATTGAATGGAAGATAGAGGCAAAAAATAATCTTGGTATTGTCACCATTCCGAATTGCCATTATCCGGATCTACTTAGGGCATGTGACTTTGTACTGACAAAACCTGGTTATGGTATCTTAAGCGAGTCCTACTTTGCAGGAACTCCTATACTTTATACGGATAGAGGTAACTTTCCCGAATATAAATATTTGGTAGAAGCGTTACAATCTCAATATAAATCATCATATATCTCTCATAATGACCTATTTTCTTTCCGTTGGGAAGAAGCTTCCAAGTCCGCAATTTCCTCTAACGTGAATCCGGATCCAAGATTGCAAAAAGATACAATCCAAGAGATCCAAGATTCGATCTTAGATCTTATCAAATAA
- a CDS encoding TrmH family RNA methyltransferase — protein MKKNILEISSFSNEKLKYISGLKEKKNREKSGTFFIEGFREIQRAQVSGKVKFEYLLTCPACYLGENEEDLVSSIDAKTILVPKQIFEKISYRDRPDGLIATAELPDFSLSSKTKLSTDPVLVIEGVEKPGNLGTILRTAEGAGFHKVFVADPRLDLFNPNVIRSSTGTLFTLDVYQSDIKELYPILKNAGYKTIAVTPEAKSLHWDANLKGKVALVFGSEQYGLSEYARSQSDQYISLPMKGVADSLNLAMSAGILMYEVLRQNR, from the coding sequence TTGAAAAAGAATATTTTGGAAATCAGCAGTTTTTCGAATGAAAAGCTGAAGTATATCTCCGGATTAAAAGAAAAAAAGAACAGAGAAAAGTCCGGCACATTTTTCATTGAAGGTTTTAGAGAGATCCAAAGAGCACAAGTTTCCGGCAAAGTTAAATTCGAATATTTGCTCACATGCCCTGCATGTTACTTAGGAGAAAATGAAGAAGATCTTGTATCTTCCATCGATGCAAAAACAATCCTAGTTCCGAAACAGATTTTCGAAAAGATCTCCTATAGGGACAGACCTGACGGTTTGATTGCTACTGCTGAATTACCGGACTTCTCCTTATCTTCTAAAACAAAACTTTCAACAGATCCTGTTTTAGTCATCGAAGGTGTGGAAAAGCCTGGAAATCTAGGAACCATTTTAAGAACAGCAGAAGGTGCCGGATTTCACAAAGTATTTGTTGCCGACCCAAGATTAGATCTATTCAATCCGAACGTTATTCGCTCTTCTACAGGCACATTATTTACACTAGATGTATATCAGTCTGATATTAAAGAACTATACCCTATTCTTAAAAATGCCGGATACAAAACAATTGCAGTCACCCCGGAGGCCAAGTCACTTCATTGGGATGCAAATCTGAAAGGAAAGGTCGCACTTGTTTTCGGTAGCGAGCAGTACGGACTAAGCGAATACGCAAGATCCCAAAGTGATCAATATATTTCTCTTCCGATGAAGGGAGTGGCAGATAGTCTAAACCTGGCCATGTCTGCCGGAATTCTAATGTACGAAGTTCTTAGACAGAATCGTTAA
- a CDS encoding class I SAM-dependent methyltransferase yields MRALGSEHMSTNKNTYQLIDSGNFKKLEQVGPYKVIRPSPVAAWPPTQGTLWKDADGEYHRSDKGGGNWSWKGSGASRPDSEDEFLIQLPPLTVKIRFTPFGHLGIFPEQLSNWDRIRNVSSQLAGQGEVLNLFAYSGLSTLSVLAGGLDACHLDSSKGMVEWARENAQVSGLAGKKVRWIIEDVLKFLNREIRREKKYIGFILDPPTFGRGASGEVFKIEKDLPEMMDLLMQLCNNKPEFVFLTCHSTGFSPLALRRILEGRIKTPGNYLTEELSISETTGRLHPAGSNCVFYSNRVKL; encoded by the coding sequence ATGCGAGCCCTTGGATCAGAACATATGAGCACGAATAAAAATACATACCAACTCATCGATTCCGGGAATTTCAAAAAGTTAGAACAAGTGGGTCCATATAAAGTGATCCGCCCTTCTCCGGTTGCAGCCTGGCCGCCGACTCAGGGCACGCTTTGGAAAGATGCTGATGGAGAATATCATAGAAGTGATAAAGGTGGAGGAAACTGGAGCTGGAAAGGATCCGGCGCTTCCAGACCTGATTCAGAAGACGAGTTCCTGATCCAATTACCACCTTTGACCGTTAAGATACGTTTTACTCCTTTTGGACATCTAGGGATTTTTCCGGAACAATTGAGCAACTGGGATCGTATTCGAAATGTTTCTTCTCAACTTGCAGGACAGGGAGAAGTTCTAAATTTGTTCGCTTATTCAGGACTCTCCACCTTATCCGTATTAGCCGGCGGATTAGACGCATGTCATTTGGATTCTTCCAAAGGAATGGTAGAATGGGCCAGAGAGAATGCGCAAGTTTCCGGCCTAGCAGGTAAAAAAGTACGTTGGATCATAGAAGACGTATTAAAATTCCTGAATAGAGAGATTCGCAGGGAAAAAAAATATATAGGTTTCATCTTAGATCCTCCTACTTTCGGACGAGGTGCTAGCGGAGAAGTTTTTAAAATAGAAAAAGATCTACCCGAGATGATGGATCTGCTTATGCAACTTTGCAATAATAAGCCTGAGTTCGTATTTTTAACCTGCCATTCCACTGGATTTAGTCCTCTTGCTCTTAGAAGAATTTTGGAAGGTAGGATCAAAACTCCTGGGAATTATCTAACGGAAGAACTTTCCATCTCGGAAACTACAGGAAGATTACATCCTGCGGGTTCCAATTGTGTATTTTATTCTAATAGAGTAAAACTTTGA
- a CDS encoding class I SAM-dependent rRNA methyltransferase, whose product MNRFRRYQLNKTTESVLNSGHPWILNGKLSTAISAFQDGDWMRLVSGSNETLGFGIYSSSGPIGIRIIQRRNEFSLLQLKQTIQRSLELRKPLRAKTNAYRLLHGENDLIPGVTVDRYGSTWVVQTYSKSLRTFSRLVVRYLYSAASRSEEPIPEQIVWISPHRIGSEKSLPIRFLRGKKEIPYEEGIFLNQVRWKTKIPGQKGGFFLDVRNLRQYILEKPELAINRECLHLFSHTGLTSVCLEEAGAKSVFSADGAKEALEEFASHILPENEILNFEKKNTILTKGKHHLIRADLFQDWGFLEDRKFSLIVLDPPNLTPNQAAVPAGKKAYRSLISKALFHLEPGGDLILLSCSGRILESEFEKIGRETLTNKGWKYKDLFKLRPEPDHPTRKEFPEGKYFKVHIYKKCEPLDQNI is encoded by the coding sequence ATGAATCGATTTCGAAGATACCAATTAAACAAAACAACCGAATCAGTCTTGAATTCAGGACATCCTTGGATCTTAAACGGAAAATTATCCACTGCAATCTCCGCATTCCAAGACGGAGATTGGATGAGGCTTGTTTCCGGATCGAATGAAACATTAGGATTCGGGATCTATTCTTCTTCCGGTCCGATCGGAATACGTATCATACAAAGAAGAAATGAATTCTCGCTTCTCCAACTAAAACAAACGATCCAAAGATCATTAGAACTCAGAAAACCTCTTCGAGCAAAAACAAACGCATACCGACTCTTACACGGGGAGAATGATCTTATTCCAGGAGTCACAGTGGATCGATATGGCTCAACCTGGGTTGTCCAAACCTATTCTAAATCATTAAGAACATTTTCCAGATTAGTGGTTCGATATCTATATTCTGCCGCTTCCAGATCGGAAGAGCCAATTCCAGAACAGATCGTATGGATCTCTCCACATCGTATCGGTTCCGAAAAATCTTTACCAATTCGATTCTTACGAGGTAAAAAAGAAATTCCTTATGAAGAAGGGATTTTTCTAAATCAAGTACGATGGAAGACTAAGATCCCGGGCCAGAAAGGAGGATTCTTTTTAGATGTAAGAAATCTTCGCCAATACATATTAGAAAAACCGGAATTAGCTATAAATAGGGAATGCCTACATCTATTTTCACATACCGGTCTAACTTCGGTATGTTTGGAAGAAGCAGGGGCAAAGTCGGTCTTCTCCGCCGATGGCGCTAAAGAAGCTTTAGAAGAATTTGCATCCCATATTTTACCGGAAAATGAGATCTTAAATTTCGAGAAGAAGAATACGATCCTTACAAAAGGAAAACATCATCTTATCCGAGCCGATCTATTCCAAGACTGGGGATTTTTAGAAGATAGAAAATTTTCACTGATCGTTTTAGATCCACCCAATCTAACTCCGAACCAAGCCGCAGTTCCCGCAGGTAAAAAGGCATATCGAAGTCTAATTTCTAAGGCACTCTTTCATCTGGAACCTGGAGGAGACCTGATCTTATTATCTTGTTCCGGAAGAATCCTGGAGTCCGAATTCGAAAAGATTGGCCGGGAAACCTTAACAAACAAAGGATGGAAGTACAAGGATCTTTTCAAATTAAGACCCGAACCGGATCATCCTACACGTAAGGAATTTCCGGAAGGGAAATACTTCAAGGTGCATATCTATAAAAAATGCGAGCCCTTGGATCAGAACATATGA
- a CDS encoding citrate synthase, with product MASTAILKIDGKEYELPIITGTENEKAIDISKLRQQTGYITLDNGYLNTGACTSAVTFLDGELGILRYRGIPIEQLAEKSSFTEVAYLLIYGRLPSDKELQEWDKELTMHTLIHEDLKRLYNGFPKDGHPMAIMSTMIGSLSTYYQDSYDPENPDHRHISMVRLLAKFPTIASFAYKKSLGQPTVHPMNHLDYCSNFLNMMFSVPSEDYYIDPEIVKALNLLLILHADHEQNCSTSTVRLVGSSLANLYGAISAGICALWGPRHGGANQEVLEMLLEIKASGLPVKKIVEKAKDKNDAFRLSGFGHRVYKNFDPRAKIIKKACDAVLSRLGVNDPLLDIAKELEEAALKDSYFVERKLYPNVDFYSGIIYRALGIPVNMFTVMFAMGRLPGWIAQWKEMIESPDMKIGRPRQIYTGATDTAYDDAKKK from the coding sequence ATGGCAAGCACCGCAATCTTAAAAATCGACGGTAAAGAATATGAACTACCCATCATTACGGGAACAGAAAACGAAAAGGCCATAGACATCTCCAAACTCAGACAGCAAACAGGATACATTACATTAGATAACGGTTATTTAAATACCGGTGCCTGCACTAGCGCAGTTACATTCCTGGATGGAGAGTTGGGAATCTTAAGATACCGTGGGATCCCGATAGAACAATTGGCCGAAAAATCTAGCTTCACCGAAGTAGCTTACCTTTTGATATACGGCCGTCTTCCTTCCGATAAGGAATTACAAGAATGGGACAAAGAGCTTACCATGCACACTTTGATCCATGAAGATCTAAAACGTCTTTATAATGGATTTCCTAAAGATGGTCACCCAATGGCGATCATGTCCACAATGATCGGTTCACTTTCTACTTATTACCAAGATTCTTATGATCCAGAAAATCCGGACCATAGACATATCTCTATGGTTCGTCTTTTAGCGAAGTTCCCTACGATCGCTTCCTTCGCGTATAAAAAATCATTGGGCCAACCTACAGTTCATCCAATGAATCACCTGGATTATTGCAGCAATTTCTTGAATATGATGTTCTCAGTTCCTAGTGAAGATTATTATATCGATCCTGAAATTGTAAAAGCCCTGAACCTTTTATTAATCCTTCATGCTGATCACGAACAAAACTGTTCTACTTCCACAGTTCGTTTAGTTGGTTCTTCTCTCGCAAACTTATACGGAGCGATCTCTGCAGGTATCTGTGCACTTTGGGGACCTCGTCACGGTGGAGCAAACCAAGAAGTCTTGGAAATGCTTTTGGAGATCAAAGCTTCCGGTCTTCCTGTGAAAAAGATCGTAGAAAAAGCAAAAGATAAGAATGATGCATTCCGTCTTTCCGGATTCGGACATAGAGTTTATAAAAACTTCGACCCACGCGCTAAGATCATTAAAAAAGCATGTGACGCAGTTCTTTCCAGACTGGGAGTAAATGACCCTCTATTAGATATTGCTAAAGAATTGGAAGAAGCAGCTCTTAAAGACTCCTACTTCGTAGAAAGAAAATTGTATCCGAACGTAGACTTCTATAGCGGTATTATCTACCGTGCACTTGGAATTCCTGTGAACATGTTCACTGTAATGTTTGCTATGGGACGTCTTCCAGGTTGGATCGCTCAATGGAAAGAAATGATAGAATCTCCTGATATGAAAATCGGTAGACCTCGCCAGATCTATACTGGAGCAACTGATACTGCTTACGACGACGCTAAGAAAAAGTAA
- a CDS encoding lytic transglycosylase domain-containing protein, producing MKKTILGLLPFLVVGSLFADEDLKYLVKSYSLEKIRRIFRERSPSKESEVYALVRFHETHPDGDEGNKFRYLVSLLKGRLVVGVTKDELHSLIKNPLPPMNAVSKMSFWKLYEEMVKRKSLSSSELISYLKKLPPEYDPIYKNVIGEILRIHYENGEFKEAKDYAESFSERDKKEYFGAMAYYRYAKALYKFGEVQKGENLLYALAEDANVPSYVKKDIYTDLRTWKGESFYKQIPLEKGVLFLPFLDASDKKSFISSHQYFSSISFERPESWKAAARGLVQYYPERLSSLFSKHKHYAEYFPEFTAAMSVELSNQNLAKSGLDLLEKTNLSSSESVEYAYARAYKRLGERDKYFNGLLSSLEKNPYNLIRQDELIDLLIGDHSHFLEELYWKEALKRIPNLPVKGRLVYWYLRSLKSKGKQDELLSWLKSYYRSIPGSYYTRVIREEFATEISSIQKPDSPLRNKDTLFEYLSLTAGDPKYSDKIIGRDLEFAYFPDSFSLDVRIDSAHSKVRGNTLLQNAKEYLEIGEMAYASSLVDKFVLQTGTSEEEKDEIFAALGEVTGNQYLTVFHTRNLMKRRRIPDDVILLPSKLASRIYPRPHRDIVSHYSQSFGIEEDIVYAVMRQESFFKENAVSSSNARGLMQIMGPTGKGLAQGLGLGPYSLFDPEISIQMGAKFLKYLLSSNENDLKWASIAYNGGPGNLRKWKRNHYHGDFNHFLEELPLKEPRDYCRIVTSNYYNYQSLRQYKNR from the coding sequence ATGAAAAAAACGATTCTGGGGTTACTCCCGTTTCTAGTTGTCGGCAGTCTTTTTGCGGATGAAGACCTAAAATACTTGGTCAAATCCTATAGTTTAGAAAAAATCCGCAGGATTTTCCGGGAAAGGTCCCCTTCCAAAGAATCCGAGGTGTATGCTCTTGTCCGCTTCCATGAAACCCATCCGGACGGAGATGAAGGTAATAAATTCAGATACCTGGTCTCTCTTTTAAAAGGAAGGCTTGTCGTAGGCGTTACCAAGGACGAACTTCATAGCCTGATAAAGAACCCTCTTCCTCCGATGAATGCAGTCTCCAAAATGAGTTTTTGGAAATTATATGAGGAAATGGTAAAAAGAAAAAGTTTATCTTCTTCCGAACTTATCTCTTATCTCAAAAAACTCCCTCCTGAGTATGATCCTATTTATAAAAATGTGATTGGGGAAATCCTTCGCATCCATTACGAAAACGGAGAATTCAAAGAAGCAAAAGATTACGCCGAAAGTTTTTCGGAGAGGGATAAAAAAGAATATTTCGGTGCTATGGCTTATTACAGATACGCCAAGGCATTATATAAATTCGGAGAAGTCCAGAAGGGAGAAAATCTTTTATACGCCCTTGCAGAAGATGCGAATGTTCCTTCTTATGTTAAAAAAGATATTTATACCGATTTAAGGACCTGGAAGGGAGAATCTTTTTACAAACAGATCCCTTTGGAGAAAGGAGTTCTATTTCTTCCTTTCTTAGATGCAAGTGATAAGAAATCGTTTATATCTTCTCACCAATATTTCAGCTCTATCAGTTTCGAAAGACCTGAAAGTTGGAAGGCCGCCGCAAGAGGTTTAGTCCAATATTATCCGGAAAGACTTTCCTCTCTTTTCTCCAAACATAAACATTATGCTGAATATTTTCCTGAATTTACTGCTGCCATGTCTGTGGAACTTTCCAATCAGAACCTTGCTAAATCAGGTTTGGATCTATTAGAAAAAACAAATCTATCTTCCTCCGAATCCGTGGAGTATGCATATGCCAGGGCTTATAAACGATTGGGAGAAAGGGATAAATATTTTAACGGTCTACTTTCTTCTCTCGAAAAAAATCCTTATAACCTGATCCGCCAAGACGAGCTGATCGATCTTTTGATCGGGGACCATTCTCATTTCTTAGAAGAATTGTATTGGAAAGAGGCTCTAAAAAGGATCCCGAATCTTCCCGTAAAAGGTAGATTAGTCTATTGGTATTTGAGAAGTTTAAAATCCAAAGGAAAACAGGATGAACTTCTTTCTTGGTTGAAATCTTATTATAGATCTATTCCCGGTTCCTATTATACAAGAGTCATCCGAGAAGAATTTGCAACTGAGATCTCTTCTATTCAAAAACCGGACAGTCCTCTTAGAAATAAGGATACATTATTCGAATATCTTTCTTTGACAGCCGGTGATCCAAAATATTCGGATAAGATCATAGGAAGAGATCTTGAATTTGCATACTTTCCGGATTCATTCTCCTTGGATGTTCGGATAGATTCTGCTCATAGTAAGGTCAGAGGAAATACTCTATTACAAAACGCTAAAGAATATTTAGAGATCGGAGAGATGGCGTATGCTAGTTCTCTGGTGGATAAATTCGTCTTACAAACCGGAACTTCCGAAGAAGAAAAAGACGAAATTTTTGCGGCTCTCGGAGAAGTTACCGGCAACCAATACCTGACTGTATTCCATACAAGAAATCTAATGAAAAGAAGAAGGATCCCTGATGATGTGATACTTCTCCCTTCCAAACTAGCCTCTAGGATCTATCCAAGACCTCATAGGGATATTGTTTCTCATTATTCCCAATCTTTCGGGATCGAAGAAGATATTGTGTATGCAGTGATGAGACAGGAGTCCTTTTTTAAGGAGAATGCCGTATCTTCTTCCAATGCGAGAGGTCTCATGCAGATTATGGGACCTACCGGAAAAGGGTTAGCCCAAGGTTTGGGACTCGGTCCTTATTCTCTTTTTGATCCAGAAATTTCTATCCAAATGGGTGCAAAATTCCTAAAATACCTTCTTTCTTCCAATGAAAACGATTTGAAATGGGCCTCAATCGCTTATAACGGTGGTCCTGGAAATCTCAGAAAATGGAAACGAAATCATTATCATGGAGATTTTAATCACTTTTTGGAAGAACTTCCCCTAAAAGAACCCCGTGATTATTGCAGGATCGTAACGTCGAACTATTATAATTACCAAAGTTTAAGGCAGTACAAAAACCGCTAA
- a CDS encoding GNAT family N-acetyltransferase → MINTKIRKLSSDETPPMDLLLLADPNEKIVQSYWDRANCYVLESGNSEILGVYVLLTTRPGTSEIINVAVKEGEQGKGFGKKLVLHAISQAREDGFHTLEIGTGNAGIGQLGLYQKCGFRITGIDFDFFTKNYPEPIYENGIHCRDMIRLSLDL, encoded by the coding sequence TTGATAAATACTAAAATTAGAAAACTTTCTTCCGATGAAACTCCTCCTATGGATTTGTTACTTCTCGCAGATCCGAATGAAAAAATTGTACAGTCGTACTGGGACAGAGCAAACTGTTATGTACTCGAGTCTGGAAATTCGGAAATTTTAGGAGTTTATGTACTTTTGACGACTCGTCCGGGAACTTCTGAAATCATTAATGTAGCAGTGAAAGAAGGGGAGCAAGGCAAGGGGTTTGGAAAAAAATTGGTGCTTCATGCGATTTCCCAGGCAAGAGAAGACGGTTTTCATACCCTCGAAATTGGGACAGGCAATGCAGGAATTGGCCAGTTGGGCTTGTATCAAAAATGCGGGTTTCGAATTACCGGGATCGATTTCGATTTTTTTACCAAAAATTATCCGGAGCCGATCTATGAAAACGGGATCCACTGCCGGGACATGATCCGATTGAGTCTGGACCTGTAA
- a CDS encoding bactofilin family protein: protein MALVKNSSEVTNSTIGENSYFNGKFFINGSLKIDGKFEGKSLQAEQLYIGASGKVRTNITAASVIIEGIVIGNITARNRVMLLPTSRILGDIRTPELIIQNGVVLEGRCIISSDLKHSNKDHIELEYAKDSLTLERLFGKQTAAKEA from the coding sequence ATGGCACTTGTTAAGAACTCCTCCGAAGTTACAAACTCCACAATCGGCGAAAATTCCTACTTTAACGGAAAATTCTTCATCAACGGATCCTTAAAGATTGATGGAAAGTTCGAAGGAAAATCTCTCCAAGCGGAACAATTGTATATCGGAGCTTCCGGTAAAGTTCGCACAAACATCACTGCTGCCAGCGTCATTATAGAAGGTATCGTAATCGGAAATATCACTGCTCGTAACAGAGTGATGCTTCTTCCTACCTCCAGAATTTTGGGAGATATCCGTACACCGGAATTGATCATCCAAAACGGAGTGGTGCTTGAAGGACGTTGTATCATTTCCAGCGACCTAAAACATTCCAACAAAGATCATATCGAATTGGAATATGCTAAGGACTCTTTAACCTTAGAAAGACTTTTCGGTAAACAAACAGCAGCTAAGGAAGCTTAA
- a CDS encoding PdxA family dehydrogenase, producing MSWEKLKTFSGQRQILLISSNSSLSYPGWQEIQDPFLLSSPGLYLWRTSALSSSEQKSLVIGKPGSTSGKAAFASLEEAIRIQKKIGGNLITLPLSKEWVIKAGVKKFTGHTEYLAEVYKKKTYMLMAGKELNVLPLTTHVPLKKVPSYLKKIHLSSFISAVGSAPISKGKIAFLGLNPHAGEGGKVGDEEKKILMPIISKMRKAGLDVTDPISADSAFSETSRAKYSLFLACYHDQGLIPFKMWEGKFGVNVTLGLDFIRVSPDHGTAFDIAGLGKADPESFLQCLEWVSGRISAENDLRRSH from the coding sequence ATGTCTTGGGAGAAGTTGAAAACCTTCTCCGGGCAAAGACAAATCCTACTCATTAGTTCCAATTCTTCTCTTTCTTATCCTGGTTGGCAGGAGATCCAAGATCCGTTTTTACTCAGCTCTCCTGGGCTTTATCTTTGGAGAACCTCCGCACTTTCTTCATCTGAACAAAAATCTTTGGTGATCGGTAAGCCTGGTTCTACATCCGGTAAGGCTGCATTTGCAAGTTTAGAAGAAGCGATCCGCATCCAAAAGAAGATCGGTGGCAACTTGATTACACTTCCATTAAGTAAAGAATGGGTGATCAAGGCCGGAGTAAAAAAATTCACGGGACATACGGAATATCTGGCAGAAGTATATAAGAAAAAAACGTATATGCTTATGGCAGGAAAAGAACTGAATGTCCTTCCATTAACAACTCATGTTCCATTGAAGAAGGTACCTTCTTATTTAAAGAAGATCCACTTATCCAGTTTCATCTCTGCAGTCGGTTCTGCTCCTATCTCAAAAGGAAAAATCGCATTCTTAGGTTTAAACCCTCATGCAGGAGAAGGTGGAAAAGTCGGCGACGAAGAGAAGAAGATACTAATGCCGATCATCTCAAAGATGAGGAAGGCCGGCTTAGATGTTACGGACCCGATCTCTGCAGATAGTGCGTTTAGCGAAACTTCCAGGGCAAAATATTCTTTGTTTTTGGCATGTTACCATGACCAAGGGCTCATCCCATTCAAAATGTGGGAGGGAAAATTTGGAGTGAATGTAACTTTGGGACTGGATTTTATCAGGGTTTCTCCGGATCATGGGACTGCTTTTGATATCGCAGGTCTCGGAAAAGCGGATCCGGAGAGTTTTCTGCAATGTTTAGAGTGGGTGTCCGGGCGGATTTCTGCCGAAAATGATCTTAGGAGATCTCATTGA
- a CDS encoding ArsR/SmtB family transcription factor: MGITKTELFNKRQNKIASYAKALGHPARIAILESILKRKACICGDLVDELGLAQATISQHLKALKEVGILQGTIDGSSVCYCINIKTWEEIGGYFGPLLTQIPESGNSC; encoded by the coding sequence GTGGGAATTACCAAGACAGAGTTATTCAATAAGAGGCAGAATAAGATTGCCTCCTATGCAAAGGCCCTTGGGCATCCGGCCCGTATTGCAATCCTCGAGTCTATCCTCAAAAGAAAAGCCTGCATTTGTGGTGACTTAGTCGACGAATTAGGGCTTGCCCAGGCCACGATCTCCCAGCACCTAAAAGCGCTGAAGGAGGTGGGTATTTTGCAAGGGACCATAGATGGCTCTTCTGTATGCTATTGTATCAATATAAAAACATGGGAAGAGATTGGAGGTTATTTTGGTCCATTGCTTACCCAGATCCCCGAAAGCGGAAATTCCTGCTAA